In Procambarus clarkii isolate CNS0578487 chromosome 74, FALCON_Pclarkii_2.0, whole genome shotgun sequence, one DNA window encodes the following:
- the Acsf3 gene encoding malonate--CoA ligase ACSF3, mitochondrial isoform X2 — MAGHVAVPLYPKHPPSELEYFVRDSEASIIVTTSELTNKIKPILSGQQVIVLEEFFFKPSTPEDNSKVQAMPKEENFQVDYGRDNDFYSINDALIIYTSGTTGRPKGVVLTHKNLLSQISCLHQAWGLSSGDAILHCLPLHHTHGIVNALLSPLYVGARVVMLPQFSAAAVWSKLLSLDTPVQSRVNLFMAVPTMYAKLIEEYDTKLVKNTRMQEYVKSVCIQNIRLMVSGSAALPEPVHERWQQITGHTLLERYGMTEIGMALSNSLKGTRKPGFVGNPLPGTEVCIAKFLPGTDKYEVLCYGNSHGTEVMLKENTEPGELLVRGPNVFKEYWKNSEATLKEFTHDGWFRTGDTAQYVDGAYKILGRTSVDIIKSGGFKISALDVERHLLSHPNISDVAVVGIPDITWGQKVAAVVVWSGQETLDQLELKKWGLKLMPHYQIPSVVVTATNGLPRNNMGKVNKKQILKDFFP, encoded by the exons ATGGCTGGTCACGTTG CCGTGCCTCTTTACCCCAAACATCCACCGTCCGAATTGGAGTATTTTGTTCGAGACAGCGAAGCTTCCATCATTGTTACAACATCTGAATTAACCAATAAGATCAAACCTATTCTCTCTGGACAGCAG GTCATAGTCCTGGAGGAGTTTTTCTTCAAGCCATCCACTCCTGAAGACAACTCCAAAGTTCAGGCTATGCCCAAAGAGGAAAACTTTCAAGTTGATTACGGTCGAGACAACGATTTCTACTCAATCAATGATGCATTAATTATCTACACCAGTGGCACTACTGGCCGCCCTAAGG GTGTGGTCCTGACTCACAAGAATCTGTTATCACAAATAAGTTGTCTTCATCAGGCTTGGGGCTTGAGCTCTGGTGATGCCATCCTCCATTGCCtgcctctccaccacacacacggcATTGTTAatgctctcctctctcccctctatgTTGGTGCCAG GGTTGTGATGCTACCGCAGTTTTCAGCAGCTGCTGTATGGAGCAAGCTATTGTCACTCGACACACCTGTCCAGTCACGAGTCAACCTCTTTATGGCAGTGCCAACAATGTATGCCAAACTTATTGAAGAATATGATACTAAATTGGTTAAAAATACTCGTATGCAAGAATACGTAAAATCCGTCTGTATTCAAAACATCAG ACTTATGGTGAGTGGTTCAGCAGCATTACCAGAACCAGTCCATGAGCGTTGGCAGCAGATTACAGGGCATACTCTTTTAGAACGTTATGGAATGACTGAAATTGGCATGGCACTCTCTAATTCTTTGAAGGGCACTCGTAAGCCAG GATTTGTTGGAAACCCATTGCCTGGAACTGAAGTGTGCATAGCAAAATTTCTCCCTGGGACGGACAAATATGAAGTGTTATGCTATGGAAATTCTCATGGAACTGAAGTAATGTTGAAAGAGAATACAGAG CCTGGAGAGTTGCTAGTACGTGGGCCAAATGTTTTTAAAGAATACTGGAAGAACTCCGAGGCAACCTTGAAGGAATTTACTCACGATGGCTGGTTTAGAACAG GTGACACAGCACAGTATGTCGATGGAGCATACAAGATTCTTGGACGCACCAGTGTGGATATAATAAAGAGCGGAGGCTTTAAGATTTCTGCACTTGATGTAGAGCGCCATCTTCTTAGCCATCCGAACATTTCAGATGTTGCAGTTGTGGGCATTCCAGATATCACTTGGGGTCAAAAA GTGGCAGCTGTAGTTGTGTGGTCAGGTCAGGAAACATTAGATCAACTTGAGTTAAAGAAATGGGGACTAAAGCTAATGCCACACTATCAAATTCCTTCGGTAGTAGTTACTGCGACAAATGGTCTTCCTCGTAACAACATGGGAAAAGTTAATAAGAAGCAAATTTTAAAAGACTTTTTTCCATGA
- the Acsf3 gene encoding malonate--CoA ligase ACSF3, mitochondrial isoform X1 translates to MLWTRIRGVQLLHSSKNYSIYWQNVTKNWRHISSSSSSSSLLPIFRKAAQYKDAVAVTDQHGEHTYGHIHKLSGHLAWRIQDVLGKGSGQHRVAFLCPSDVSYVITQWATWMAGHVAVPLYPKHPPSELEYFVRDSEASIIVTTSELTNKIKPILSGQQVIVLEEFFFKPSTPEDNSKVQAMPKEENFQVDYGRDNDFYSINDALIIYTSGTTGRPKGVVLTHKNLLSQISCLHQAWGLSSGDAILHCLPLHHTHGIVNALLSPLYVGARVVMLPQFSAAAVWSKLLSLDTPVQSRVNLFMAVPTMYAKLIEEYDTKLVKNTRMQEYVKSVCIQNIRLMVSGSAALPEPVHERWQQITGHTLLERYGMTEIGMALSNSLKGTRKPGFVGNPLPGTEVCIAKFLPGTDKYEVLCYGNSHGTEVMLKENTEPGELLVRGPNVFKEYWKNSEATLKEFTHDGWFRTGDTAQYVDGAYKILGRTSVDIIKSGGFKISALDVERHLLSHPNISDVAVVGIPDITWGQKVAAVVVWSGQETLDQLELKKWGLKLMPHYQIPSVVVTATNGLPRNNMGKVNKKQILKDFFP, encoded by the exons ATGCTGTGGACAAGGATTAGAGGGGTTCAGCTTCTTCACTCATCTAAAAATTATTCTATATACTGGCAGAATGTTACAAAGAACTGGAGAcatatatcatcatcatcatcaagttCCTCTCTGTTGCCAATATTTAGAAAAGCAGCACAGTATAAAGATGCTGTGGCAGTTACTGACCAGCACGGAGAACATACTTATGGACACATTCATAAATTAAG TGGACATTTGGCCTGGCGAATTCAGGATGTGCTTGGCAAAGGTTCGGGACAGCACCGCGTCGCTTTTCTCTGTCCCAGTGACGTTTCATACGTGATCACGCAATGGGCCACTTGGATGGCTGGTCACGTTG CCGTGCCTCTTTACCCCAAACATCCACCGTCCGAATTGGAGTATTTTGTTCGAGACAGCGAAGCTTCCATCATTGTTACAACATCTGAATTAACCAATAAGATCAAACCTATTCTCTCTGGACAGCAG GTCATAGTCCTGGAGGAGTTTTTCTTCAAGCCATCCACTCCTGAAGACAACTCCAAAGTTCAGGCTATGCCCAAAGAGGAAAACTTTCAAGTTGATTACGGTCGAGACAACGATTTCTACTCAATCAATGATGCATTAATTATCTACACCAGTGGCACTACTGGCCGCCCTAAGG GTGTGGTCCTGACTCACAAGAATCTGTTATCACAAATAAGTTGTCTTCATCAGGCTTGGGGCTTGAGCTCTGGTGATGCCATCCTCCATTGCCtgcctctccaccacacacacggcATTGTTAatgctctcctctctcccctctatgTTGGTGCCAG GGTTGTGATGCTACCGCAGTTTTCAGCAGCTGCTGTATGGAGCAAGCTATTGTCACTCGACACACCTGTCCAGTCACGAGTCAACCTCTTTATGGCAGTGCCAACAATGTATGCCAAACTTATTGAAGAATATGATACTAAATTGGTTAAAAATACTCGTATGCAAGAATACGTAAAATCCGTCTGTATTCAAAACATCAG ACTTATGGTGAGTGGTTCAGCAGCATTACCAGAACCAGTCCATGAGCGTTGGCAGCAGATTACAGGGCATACTCTTTTAGAACGTTATGGAATGACTGAAATTGGCATGGCACTCTCTAATTCTTTGAAGGGCACTCGTAAGCCAG GATTTGTTGGAAACCCATTGCCTGGAACTGAAGTGTGCATAGCAAAATTTCTCCCTGGGACGGACAAATATGAAGTGTTATGCTATGGAAATTCTCATGGAACTGAAGTAATGTTGAAAGAGAATACAGAG CCTGGAGAGTTGCTAGTACGTGGGCCAAATGTTTTTAAAGAATACTGGAAGAACTCCGAGGCAACCTTGAAGGAATTTACTCACGATGGCTGGTTTAGAACAG GTGACACAGCACAGTATGTCGATGGAGCATACAAGATTCTTGGACGCACCAGTGTGGATATAATAAAGAGCGGAGGCTTTAAGATTTCTGCACTTGATGTAGAGCGCCATCTTCTTAGCCATCCGAACATTTCAGATGTTGCAGTTGTGGGCATTCCAGATATCACTTGGGGTCAAAAA GTGGCAGCTGTAGTTGTGTGGTCAGGTCAGGAAACATTAGATCAACTTGAGTTAAAGAAATGGGGACTAAAGCTAATGCCACACTATCAAATTCCTTCGGTAGTAGTTACTGCGACAAATGGTCTTCCTCGTAACAACATGGGAAAAGTTAATAAGAAGCAAATTTTAAAAGACTTTTTTCCATGA